One stretch of Sebastes umbrosus isolate fSebUmb1 chromosome 5, fSebUmb1.pri, whole genome shotgun sequence DNA includes these proteins:
- the niban1a gene encoding protein Niban 1a isoform X2: MGISASSLLDETKSNYIKGQAEAELKEFSPYYRKQFSVARFSEVEDDLEQHKEKITLLLKQREAPEAGEVLYEEGVLFFDETRKWKERYVVVRANYCLECHDGLETFVKGIPPRQKLLPTGGTVLTTEEKYMTMVDKCFPDDTNVKEDFAPPLAGMPGQFPVYLRLPYRRDSYFCFKQQAKQATFLAILSDCIRHQNQDFLKKKTCEVQAFLKAIQLYRQDKGKYEAWDMLIGSDVRVMANVVMEQLLPSLEKDMLPRLKAKKTEKKRVWFATVEAAYVLIQEHLLEGLTALKEECRTSVRQQEVLIHSDMDQILNSRQQLEEKVRAKVSEPAEKLCSESVQPYLASVLEELMEPVSSGFQEGRQLSENTMDQVCQLLEDNEQLKKTLANMARPDLLSCYQNIGSLQEKLQHLQERFGFSNITGVIHSAQIDLQQMTENAAYTFEQLLNKAVQDNPDNPGPAIEKAKHRVLKQYDYDSSTVRKRISREALVSVTLPFIKKSLAPTCKTELQELEQTVDADHSNFIHVQNVYENILLQSLDKEVTKVMKEAASLKKFNLFTDSRDLLSQSSRSSLSSSPVSTPGSPAMVLASPANASSEPQPPSPLVVNGVSSGSQKEDVDVETPLGKVEENVAAVSEEVEATPPKAEEEVFQTVKAEEAGAPVALETTDQSETQEVTVETAPEIQEEVISVKTETVETAAEPQTQSTDAPKEVETTLSETPTVVESVKTDVEAAAQIEAPTPSPDPTNEPVAEGAQAVAGSEEETHCGSSELKSEAPPSGQTPALTSADISRDLKRREAASLTFSDPNSLDVSVGSESAPSDIESTEEVKTRSSEDEVSTTSDVLEDEAKSPVSSGDTAGEKTAGDEPSAQAQTEAVGGDVEAGASVEPSVEAADVKSSQPSEPAKEETSSGPEAQPVDSIQQIRDLVEEVIEVEELVQRYPSGIPKDEE; the protein is encoded by the exons GCCAGGCCGAGGCCGAGCTGAAGGAGTTCAGTCCGTACTACAGGAAGCAGTTCTCCGTGGCCCGTTTCTCTGAGGTAGAAGATGATCTGGAGCAGCACAAAGAGAAGATCACACTGCTGCTCAAACAGAGG GAGGCTCCTGAGGCGGGCGAGGTGCTGTACGAGGAGGGCGTCCTTTTCTTTGACGAAACCAGGAAGTGGAAGGAGAGGTACGTGGTGGTGAGAGCCAACTACTGCCTGGAGTGTCACGACGGCCTGGAG ACTTTCGTTAAAGGGATTCCTCCGCGCCAGAAGCTGCTGCCTACAGGGGGCACCGTTCTGACCACAGAGGAGAAGTACATGACCATGGTGGACAAGTGCTTCCCCGATGACACCA ATGTGAAGGAGGACTTTGCTCCTCCTCTGGCGGGGATGCCCGGACAGTTCCCCGTCTACCTGCGTCTGCCCTACAGGAGAGACTCCTACTTCTGCTTCAAACAGCAGGCCAAACAGGCCACCTTCCTCGCCATCCTGTCAGACTGCATCAGACACCAGAACCAAG ACTTCCTGAAGAAGAAGACGTGTGAAGTGCAGGCCTTCCTCAAAGCCATCCAGCTCTACAGACAAGACAAAGGCAAATACGAGGCCTGGGACATGCTGATAGGAAGTGATGTCAGG gtgaTGGCCAACGTGgtgatggagcagctgctgcCGTCTCTAGAGAAAGACATGCTGCCTCGCCTCAAAGCCAAGAAGACGGAGAAGAAGAGAGTCTGGTTCGCT ACGGTGGAGGCGGCATACGTCCTGATCCAGGAGCATCTGCTGGAGGGACTTACCGCGCTGAAAGAGGAGTGTCGAACGTCGGTCCGGCAGCAGGAGGTGCTCATCCACTCCGACATGGACCAGATACTCAACTCcagacagcagctggaggaaAAAGTCCGAG CCAAAGTGTCGGAGCCAGCGGAGAAGCTGTGCTCCGAGTCCGTCCAGCCGTACCTGGCCTCCGTCCTGGAGGAGCTGATGGAGCCTGTCAGCTCTGGTTTCCAGGAGGGACGGCAGCTGAGTGAAAACACAATGGACCAGGTGTGTCAGCTGCTAGAAGACAACGAGCAACTGAAGAAG ACTCTTGCTAACATGGCGAGACCGGACCTGCTGAGCTGCTACCAGAATATCGGCTCCCTGCAGGAGAAACTGCAACACCTGCAGGAGAGATTCGGTTTCTCCAACATCACAGGAGTGATCCACAGCGCTCAGATTGACCTGcagcag atgaCTGAGAATGCAGCCTACACGTTCGAGCAGCTGCTCAACAAAGCCGTCCAGGACAACCCGGACAACCCCGGCCCTGCCATCGAGAAGGCCAAACACAGAGTGCTCAAG CAATATGACTATGACAGCAGCACGGTGAGGAAGAGGATCTCCAGGGAGGCTCTGGTCTCCGTCACTCTGCCCTTCATCAAGAAGAGCCTGGCCCCCACCTGCAAAACT GAGCTTCAGGAACTCGAGCAGACAGTAGACGCCGACCACTCCAACTTCATCCATGTACAGAACGTTTATGAGAACATCCTCCTGCAATCTCTGGACAAGGAGGTCACTAAAG TGATGAAGGAGGCGGCCAGCCTGAAGAAGTTCAACCTGTTCACAGACAGCAGAGACCTGCTCAGTCAGTCCAGCCGCTCCAGCCTCTCGTCCTCGCCCGTCTCCACTCCGGGCAGCCCCGCCATGGTGCTCGCCTCCCCCGCCAACGCCTCCTCTGAGCCCCAGCCGCCGTCTCCTCTTGTGGTCAACGGTGTGTCGTCCGGGTCCCAGAAGGAGGATGTCGATGTCGAGACACCTCTGGGGAAGGTTGAAGAAAACGTTGCAGCGGTCAGTGAGGAGGTGGAGGCAACGCCGCccaaagcagaagaagaagtcttCCAAACTGTGAAGGCAGAAGAAGCAGGCGCCCCTGTTGCACTTGAGACGACCGACCAGAGTGAGACGCAGGAAGTGACCGTAGAAACAGCTCCAGAGATCCAAGAGGAGGTGATTTCGGTCAAAACAGAAACGGTCGAGACGGCTGCTGAGCCTCAGACGCAGAGCACAGATGCTCCAAAAGAGGTAGAAACCACTTTGTCAGAAACCCCAACTGTTGTAGAAAGCGTAAAGACAGACGTAgaagca gcagcacagataGAAGCTCCCACACCGAGTCCTGATCCTACTAATGAACCAGTAGCAGAAGGTGCCCAGGCTGTAGCCGGCAGTGAAGAAGAGACACACTGTGGAAGCTCAGAACTCAAGTCAGAGGCTCCCCCTAGTGGTCAAACACCTGCACTCACATCTGCAGACATCAGCCGGGACCTGAAGCGACGGGAAGCAGCGTCACTTACCTTCTCAGATCCCAATTCTCTGGACGTGTCGGTGGGAAGCGAGTCGGCCCCGTCAGACATCGAGTCCACAGAGGAAGTGAAAACAAGGAGCAGCGAGGACGAAGTCTCAACGACCTCTGACGTCTTGGAGGACGAGGCTAAGTCACCTGTGAGCTCAGGAGACACAGCTGGGGAGAAAACCGCAGGGGACGAACCGTCTGCTCAGGCCCAGACAGAAGCTGTAGGCGGGGACGTGGAGGCGGGTGCGAGCGTGGAGCCATCGGTGGAGGCAGCAGATGTTAAATCCTCTCAGCCTTCTGAGCCCGCCAAGGAAGAGACCTCCTCCGGCCCTGAAGCTCAGCCCGTCGACTCCATCCAGCAGATCCGTGACCTGGTGGAGGAGGTGATCGAGGTGGAGGAGCTGGTGCAGCGTTACCCGAGCGGAATTCCAAAAGACGAGGAGTGA
- the niban1a gene encoding protein Niban 1a isoform X1, protein MGISASSLLDETKSNYIKGQAEAELKEFSPYYRKQFSVARFSEVEDDLEQHKEKITLLLKQREAPEAGEVLYEEGVLFFDETRKWKERYVVVRANYCLECHDGLETFVKGIPPRQKLLPTGGTVLTTEEKYMTMVDKCFPDDTNVKEDFAPPLAGMPGQFPVYLRLPYRRDSYFCFKQQAKQATFLAILSDCIRHQNQDFLKKKTCEVQAFLKAIQLYRQDKGKYEAWDMLIGSDVRVMANVVMEQLLPSLEKDMLPRLKAKKTEKKRVWFATVEAAYVLIQEHLLEGLTALKEECRTSVRQQEVLIHSDMDQILNSRQQLEEKVRAKVSEPAEKLCSESVQPYLASVLEELMEPVSSGFQEGRQLSENTMDQVCQLLEDNEQLKKTLANMARPDLLSCYQNIGSLQEKLQHLQERFGFSNITGVIHSAQIDLQQMTENAAYTFEQLLNKAVQDNPDNPGPAIEKAKHRVLKQYDYDSSTVRKRISREALVSVTLPFIKKSLAPTCKTELQELEQTVDADHSNFIHVQNVYENILLQSLDKEVTKVMKEAASLKKFNLFTDSRDLLSQSSRSSLSSSPVSTPGSPAMVLASPANASSEPQPPSPLVVNGVSSGSQKEDVDVETPLGKVEENVAAVSEEVEATPPKAEEEVFQTVKAEEAGAPVALETTDQSETQEVTVETAPEIQEEVISVKTETVETAAEPQTQSTDAPKEVETTLSETPTVVESVKTDVEAAAQIEAPTPSPDPTNEPVAEGAQAVAGSEEETHCGSSELKSEAPPSGQTPALTSADISRDLKRREAASLTFSDPNSLDVSVGSESAPSDIESTEEVKTRSSEDEVSTTSDVLEDEAKSPVSSGDTAGEKTAGDEPSAQAQTEAVGGDVEAGASVEPSVEAADVKSSQPSEPAKEETSSGPEAQPVDSIQQIRDLVEEVIEVEELVQRYPSGIPKDEE, encoded by the exons GCCAGGCCGAGGCCGAGCTGAAGGAGTTCAGTCCGTACTACAGGAAGCAGTTCTCCGTGGCCCGTTTCTCTGAGGTAGAAGATGATCTGGAGCAGCACAAAGAGAAGATCACACTGCTGCTCAAACAGAGG GAGGCTCCTGAGGCGGGCGAGGTGCTGTACGAGGAGGGCGTCCTTTTCTTTGACGAAACCAGGAAGTGGAAGGAGAGGTACGTGGTGGTGAGAGCCAACTACTGCCTGGAGTGTCACGACGGCCTGGAG ACTTTCGTTAAAGGGATTCCTCCGCGCCAGAAGCTGCTGCCTACAGGGGGCACCGTTCTGACCACAGAGGAGAAGTACATGACCATGGTGGACAAGTGCTTCCCCGATGACACCA ATGTGAAGGAGGACTTTGCTCCTCCTCTGGCGGGGATGCCCGGACAGTTCCCCGTCTACCTGCGTCTGCCCTACAGGAGAGACTCCTACTTCTGCTTCAAACAGCAGGCCAAACAGGCCACCTTCCTCGCCATCCTGTCAGACTGCATCAGACACCAGAACCAAG ACTTCCTGAAGAAGAAGACGTGTGAAGTGCAGGCCTTCCTCAAAGCCATCCAGCTCTACAGACAAGACAAAGGCAAATACGAGGCCTGGGACATGCTGATAGGAAGTGATGTCAGG gtgaTGGCCAACGTGgtgatggagcagctgctgcCGTCTCTAGAGAAAGACATGCTGCCTCGCCTCAAAGCCAAGAAGACGGAGAAGAAGAGAGTCTGGTTCGCT ACGGTGGAGGCGGCATACGTCCTGATCCAGGAGCATCTGCTGGAGGGACTTACCGCGCTGAAAGAGGAGTGTCGAACGTCGGTCCGGCAGCAGGAGGTGCTCATCCACTCCGACATGGACCAGATACTCAACTCcagacagcagctggaggaaAAAGTCCGAG CCAAAGTGTCGGAGCCAGCGGAGAAGCTGTGCTCCGAGTCCGTCCAGCCGTACCTGGCCTCCGTCCTGGAGGAGCTGATGGAGCCTGTCAGCTCTGGTTTCCAGGAGGGACGGCAGCTGAGTGAAAACACAATGGACCAGGTGTGTCAGCTGCTAGAAGACAACGAGCAACTGAAGAAG ACTCTTGCTAACATGGCGAGACCGGACCTGCTGAGCTGCTACCAGAATATCGGCTCCCTGCAGGAGAAACTGCAACACCTGCAGGAGAGATTCGGTTTCTCCAACATCACAGGAGTGATCCACAGCGCTCAGATTGACCTGcagcag atgaCTGAGAATGCAGCCTACACGTTCGAGCAGCTGCTCAACAAAGCCGTCCAGGACAACCCGGACAACCCCGGCCCTGCCATCGAGAAGGCCAAACACAGAGTGCTCAAG CAATATGACTATGACAGCAGCACGGTGAGGAAGAGGATCTCCAGGGAGGCTCTGGTCTCCGTCACTCTGCCCTTCATCAAGAAGAGCCTGGCCCCCACCTGCAAAACT GAGCTTCAGGAACTCGAGCAGACAGTAGACGCCGACCACTCCAACTTCATCCATGTACAGAACGTTTATGAGAACATCCTCCTGCAATCTCTGGACAAGGAGGTCACTAAAG TGATGAAGGAGGCGGCCAGCCTGAAGAAGTTCAACCTGTTCACAGACAGCAGAGACCTGCTCAGTCAGTCCAGCCGCTCCAGCCTCTCGTCCTCGCCCGTCTCCACTCCGGGCAGCCCCGCCATGGTGCTCGCCTCCCCCGCCAACGCCTCCTCTGAGCCCCAGCCGCCGTCTCCTCTTGTGGTCAACGGTGTGTCGTCCGGGTCCCAGAAGGAGGATGTCGATGTCGAGACACCTCTGGGGAAGGTTGAAGAAAACGTTGCAGCGGTCAGTGAGGAGGTGGAGGCAACGCCGCccaaagcagaagaagaagtcttCCAAACTGTGAAGGCAGAAGAAGCAGGCGCCCCTGTTGCACTTGAGACGACCGACCAGAGTGAGACGCAGGAAGTGACCGTAGAAACAGCTCCAGAGATCCAAGAGGAGGTGATTTCGGTCAAAACAGAAACGGTCGAGACGGCTGCTGAGCCTCAGACGCAGAGCACAGATGCTCCAAAAGAGGTAGAAACCACTTTGTCAGAAACCCCAACTGTTGTAGAAAGCGTAAAGACAGACGTAga agcagcagcacagataGAAGCTCCCACACCGAGTCCTGATCCTACTAATGAACCAGTAGCAGAAGGTGCCCAGGCTGTAGCCGGCAGTGAAGAAGAGACACACTGTGGAAGCTCAGAACTCAAGTCAGAGGCTCCCCCTAGTGGTCAAACACCTGCACTCACATCTGCAGACATCAGCCGGGACCTGAAGCGACGGGAAGCAGCGTCACTTACCTTCTCAGATCCCAATTCTCTGGACGTGTCGGTGGGAAGCGAGTCGGCCCCGTCAGACATCGAGTCCACAGAGGAAGTGAAAACAAGGAGCAGCGAGGACGAAGTCTCAACGACCTCTGACGTCTTGGAGGACGAGGCTAAGTCACCTGTGAGCTCAGGAGACACAGCTGGGGAGAAAACCGCAGGGGACGAACCGTCTGCTCAGGCCCAGACAGAAGCTGTAGGCGGGGACGTGGAGGCGGGTGCGAGCGTGGAGCCATCGGTGGAGGCAGCAGATGTTAAATCCTCTCAGCCTTCTGAGCCCGCCAAGGAAGAGACCTCCTCCGGCCCTGAAGCTCAGCCCGTCGACTCCATCCAGCAGATCCGTGACCTGGTGGAGGAGGTGATCGAGGTGGAGGAGCTGGTGCAGCGTTACCCGAGCGGAATTCCAAAAGACGAGGAGTGA